A DNA window from Vespula vulgaris chromosome 18, iyVesVulg1.1, whole genome shotgun sequence contains the following coding sequences:
- the LOC127070463 gene encoding transmembrane protein 268 isoform X1 has protein sequence MNSQDTTDHISEASPSDITSKTKNWVQFEEEIEPSETVSKDESKYVNKVQKNTPAVIKPESVTINVDKIGKTVENLEVINKTNNEYSGAVIATESVQINLDRSGLSRSIVSESTDLNVPSDIKTTDPKSASLKTVDLRDVSNGRNNPSNVISTPIGNIRQGFANGDTIVTLLPVNTRWPWITPARFRPELVPEELMAQGLTLTVEDYVHIMELLVNDVRFNMYNVCYKRILVLWIFTAFVVLLGLLFSGVTGLTLFGLGVMWLVLNAAAIFFCMFIKIKLNHNLEKCMAQVNKHLLRHKILLGLDDRGKISCHKVNLCFIYFDTTDCIKKLQEVIEREECEGRTIRSNENDTQRKRELQQRMDIDDSDIVIQGSTTTRISRKQERAELLLLRYASRWARHFVRRRLDLVIDSQDRNRSIAGLSVPPRHCVSARCPCQFIEDHLKYKPRGYPPGFTWCAYLNDPMVRFDVLPTH, from the exons atgAATTCCCAAGATACAACTGATCATATATCGGAAGCCAGTCCTTCTGACATAACTTCCAAAACAAAAAACTGGGTCCAATTTGAAGAGGAGATAGAACCAAGCGAAACAGTGTCTAAAGATGAatcaaaatatgtaaataaagtGCAAAAAAATACTCCAGCAGTGATAAAGCCAGAATCTGTTACAATAAATGTTGATAAGATTGGAAAAACAGTTGAAAATTTAGAAgtgataaataaaacaaataatgaatatagTGGTGCTGTGATAGCAACAGAATCCGTCCAAATTAATTTAGATAGATCAGGATTAAGTCGATCCATTGTCTCTGAGAGTACAGATCTTAATGTTCCGTCCGATATTAAAACTACAGATCCAAAAAGTGCTTCTTTAAAAACAGTGGATTTACGAGATGTATCTAATGGCAGGAATAATCCTAGTAATGTTATAAGTACGCCCATTGGAAACATTAGACAAGGATTTGCAAATGGTGATACTATTGTTACGCTTTTACCAGTTAATACCAGATGGCCTTGGATAACTCCAGCTAGATTTAGACCAGAATTAGTTCCAGAAGAATTAATGGCACAAGGATTAAcg CTTACTGTTGAGGACTATGTGCATATAATGGAATTGCTTGTAAATGATGTACGTTTcaatatgtataatgtatgcTATAAAAGAATACTTGTCCTTTGGATATTTACTGCATTTGTCGTATTGCTTGGTTTGCTCTTTTCTGGAGTAACTGGCCTTACATTGTTTGGGCTTGGCGTCATGTGGCTAGTCCTGAATGCAGCTGCAATATTCTTTTGcatgtttattaaaataaaattgaatcatAATCTGGAAAAATGTATGGCACAAGTTAATAAGCATTTATTACGACATAAGATATTACTTGGATTGGATGACAGAGGAAAAATATCCTGCCATAAAGTTAATCTCTGtttcatatattttgataCTACAGACTGCATA aaaaaactCCAAGAGGTGATCGAACGTGAAGAATGTGAAGGAAGAACAATTAGAAGTAACGAAAATGATACACAGCGCAAAAGAGAGTTACAGCAACGAATGGATATTGATGATAGTGATATTGTAATACAAGGAAGTACAACAACTCGAATTTCCCGGAAACAG GAACGGGCGGAGTTGCTGTTGCTGAGGTATGCTTCTCGATGGGCACGTCACTTTGTGCGTCGCAGACTTGATTTGGTTATAGACTCACAGGATCGTAATAGAAGCATCGCAGGCCTTTCTGTACCACCACGTCACTGCGTCTCCGCCCGTTGCCCTTGTCAATTCATTGAGGATCATCTAAAATACAAACCTAGAG
- the LOC127070463 gene encoding transmembrane protein 268 isoform X2 → MNSQDTTDHISEASPSDITSKTKNWVQFEEEIEPSETVSKDESKYVNKVQKNTPAVIKPESVTINVDKIGKTVENLEVINKTNNEYSGAVIATESVQINLDRSGLSRSIVSESTDLNVPSDIKTTDPKSASLKTVDLRDVSNGRNNPSNVISTPIGNIRQGFANGDTIVTLLPVNTRWPWITPARFRPELVPEELMAQGLTLTVEDYVHIMELLVNDVRFNMYNVCYKRILVLWIFTAFVVLLGLLFSGVTGLTLFGLGVMWLVLNAAAIFFCMFIKIKLNHNLEKCMAQVNKHLLRHKILLGLDDRGKISCHKVNLCFIYFDTTDCIKKLQEVIEREECEGRTIRSNENDTQRKRELQQRMDIDDSDIVIQGSTTTRISRKQERAELLLLRYASRWARHFVRRRLDLVIDSQDRNRSIAGLSVPPRHCVSARCPCQFIEDHLKYKPRAGQKVLELPVISRH, encoded by the exons atgAATTCCCAAGATACAACTGATCATATATCGGAAGCCAGTCCTTCTGACATAACTTCCAAAACAAAAAACTGGGTCCAATTTGAAGAGGAGATAGAACCAAGCGAAACAGTGTCTAAAGATGAatcaaaatatgtaaataaagtGCAAAAAAATACTCCAGCAGTGATAAAGCCAGAATCTGTTACAATAAATGTTGATAAGATTGGAAAAACAGTTGAAAATTTAGAAgtgataaataaaacaaataatgaatatagTGGTGCTGTGATAGCAACAGAATCCGTCCAAATTAATTTAGATAGATCAGGATTAAGTCGATCCATTGTCTCTGAGAGTACAGATCTTAATGTTCCGTCCGATATTAAAACTACAGATCCAAAAAGTGCTTCTTTAAAAACAGTGGATTTACGAGATGTATCTAATGGCAGGAATAATCCTAGTAATGTTATAAGTACGCCCATTGGAAACATTAGACAAGGATTTGCAAATGGTGATACTATTGTTACGCTTTTACCAGTTAATACCAGATGGCCTTGGATAACTCCAGCTAGATTTAGACCAGAATTAGTTCCAGAAGAATTAATGGCACAAGGATTAAcg CTTACTGTTGAGGACTATGTGCATATAATGGAATTGCTTGTAAATGATGTACGTTTcaatatgtataatgtatgcTATAAAAGAATACTTGTCCTTTGGATATTTACTGCATTTGTCGTATTGCTTGGTTTGCTCTTTTCTGGAGTAACTGGCCTTACATTGTTTGGGCTTGGCGTCATGTGGCTAGTCCTGAATGCAGCTGCAATATTCTTTTGcatgtttattaaaataaaattgaatcatAATCTGGAAAAATGTATGGCACAAGTTAATAAGCATTTATTACGACATAAGATATTACTTGGATTGGATGACAGAGGAAAAATATCCTGCCATAAAGTTAATCTCTGtttcatatattttgataCTACAGACTGCATA aaaaaactCCAAGAGGTGATCGAACGTGAAGAATGTGAAGGAAGAACAATTAGAAGTAACGAAAATGATACACAGCGCAAAAGAGAGTTACAGCAACGAATGGATATTGATGATAGTGATATTGTAATACAAGGAAGTACAACAACTCGAATTTCCCGGAAACAG GAACGGGCGGAGTTGCTGTTGCTGAGGTATGCTTCTCGATGGGCACGTCACTTTGTGCGTCGCAGACTTGATTTGGTTATAGACTCACAGGATCGTAATAGAAGCATCGCAGGCCTTTCTGTACCACCACGTCACTGCGTCTCCGCCCGTTGCCCTTGTCAATTCATTGAGGATCATCTAAAATACAAACCTAGAG
- the LOC127070463 gene encoding uncharacterized protein LOC127070463 isoform X3 has protein sequence MNSQDTTDHISEASPSDITSKTKNWVQFEEEIEPSETVSKDESKYVNKVQKNTPAVIKPESVTINVDKIGKTVENLEVINKTNNEYSGAVIATESVQINLDRSGLSRSIVSESTDLNVPSDIKTTDPKSASLKTVDLRDVSNGRNNPSNVISTPIGNIRQGFANGDTIVTLLPVNTRWPWITPARFRPELVPEELMAQGLTLTVEDYVHIMELLVNDVRFNMYNVCYKRILVLWIFTAFVVLLGLLFSGVTGLTLFGLGVMWLVLNAAAIFFCMFIKIKLNHNLEKCMAQVNKHLLRHKILLGLDDRGKISCHKVNLCFIYFDTTDCIKKLQEVIEREECEGRTIRSNENDTQRKRELQQRMDIDDSDIVIQGSTTTRISRKQGKSEQVLCRYVQRWAKDYLRRRLDWTVDEDGNPSSPRHIASALCPCQYVEEWLRNKPRIQGRDFCPRWSSFLRDRGI, from the exons atgAATTCCCAAGATACAACTGATCATATATCGGAAGCCAGTCCTTCTGACATAACTTCCAAAACAAAAAACTGGGTCCAATTTGAAGAGGAGATAGAACCAAGCGAAACAGTGTCTAAAGATGAatcaaaatatgtaaataaagtGCAAAAAAATACTCCAGCAGTGATAAAGCCAGAATCTGTTACAATAAATGTTGATAAGATTGGAAAAACAGTTGAAAATTTAGAAgtgataaataaaacaaataatgaatatagTGGTGCTGTGATAGCAACAGAATCCGTCCAAATTAATTTAGATAGATCAGGATTAAGTCGATCCATTGTCTCTGAGAGTACAGATCTTAATGTTCCGTCCGATATTAAAACTACAGATCCAAAAAGTGCTTCTTTAAAAACAGTGGATTTACGAGATGTATCTAATGGCAGGAATAATCCTAGTAATGTTATAAGTACGCCCATTGGAAACATTAGACAAGGATTTGCAAATGGTGATACTATTGTTACGCTTTTACCAGTTAATACCAGATGGCCTTGGATAACTCCAGCTAGATTTAGACCAGAATTAGTTCCAGAAGAATTAATGGCACAAGGATTAAcg CTTACTGTTGAGGACTATGTGCATATAATGGAATTGCTTGTAAATGATGTACGTTTcaatatgtataatgtatgcTATAAAAGAATACTTGTCCTTTGGATATTTACTGCATTTGTCGTATTGCTTGGTTTGCTCTTTTCTGGAGTAACTGGCCTTACATTGTTTGGGCTTGGCGTCATGTGGCTAGTCCTGAATGCAGCTGCAATATTCTTTTGcatgtttattaaaataaaattgaatcatAATCTGGAAAAATGTATGGCACAAGTTAATAAGCATTTATTACGACATAAGATATTACTTGGATTGGATGACAGAGGAAAAATATCCTGCCATAAAGTTAATCTCTGtttcatatattttgataCTACAGACTGCATA aaaaaactCCAAGAGGTGATCGAACGTGAAGAATGTGAAGGAAGAACAATTAGAAGTAACGAAAATGATACACAGCGCAAAAGAGAGTTACAGCAACGAATGGATATTGATGATAGTGATATTGTAATACAAGGAAGTACAACAACTCGAATTTCCCGGAAACAG gGTAAAAGTGAACAAGTATTATGCCGTTACGTGCAACGTTGGGCAAAGGATTACTTACGTCGACGTCTGGATTGGACGGTCGATGAAGATGGGAATCCTTCTTCCCCACGTCATATTGCATCTGCTTTGTGTCCATGTCAATATGTTGAAGAATGGTTGCGTAACAAGCCACGTATACAGGGCAGAGATTTTTGTCCTAGATGGAGTAGTTTTTTAAGAGATAGGGGCATATGA
- the LOC127070466 gene encoding tetratricopeptide repeat protein 19 homolog, mitochondrial isoform X4 has protein sequence MRNEFKKAEQMLHVALRQAQALQNQNAITYIYDLMANLAFETKQLKKAETLFLLVLERLLSNGVTENDLKVIHISLKLANIYEQTGDMEKAETGYKYCLENVQIYVDNNPKDENVLILLAMTYDWYAQMLFSQARYTDAFKYFEQSYNICVKVNGREHEQTVNLLNYLGTVSYKMEEYDKAIEYLTTATEIGRSLPDMIHIASVHINLGNVYLKKGLYLNAKKACYEGQRIAKNKEDEESLVEANKCLDDIKKLL, from the exons ATG agaaacgaatttaaaaaagcaGAACAGATGTTACATGTTGCTTTGAGACAAGCTCAGGCTTTACAGAATCAGAATGCTATTACTTACATTTATGATTTGATGGCTAATCTTGCATTTGAGactaaacaattaaaaaaagcagaaactttatttttgttgGTTTTAGAAAGATTATTATCCAATGGCGTAACAGAAAATGATTTGAAAGTCATACATATTAGTTTAAAATTAGCAAATATATATGAGCAAACAGGAGATATGGA aaaagCGGAGACTGGTTATAAATACTGTTTGGAAAATGTACAAATTTATGTAGATAATAATCCTAAAGatgaaaatgtattaatattattggcTATGACTTATGATTGGTATGCACAAATGCTTTTTTCTCAAGCAAGATATACAGATGCTTTTAAATACTTTGAACAATCTTATAACATATGTGTTAAAGTAAATGGTAGAGAACACGAGCAAACAGTGAATCTACTTAATTATTTAGGCACTGTAAGTTACAAGATGGAAGAATATGATAAAGCAATTGAATATTTAACTACTGCTACAGAAATAg GAAGATCTTTGCCAGATATGATTCATATAGCTTCAGTTCATATTAATTTAGggaatgtttatttaaaaaaaggttTATATCTTAATGCAAAGAAAGCTTGTTACGAAGGTCAAAGAATAgctaaaaataaagaggatgAAGAATCTCTAGTAGAAGCTAATAAATGTCTTGATGacataaagaaattattataa
- the LOC127070466 gene encoding tetratricopeptide repeat protein 19 homolog, mitochondrial isoform X1 translates to MNLCINVTMAIYYRRMMLNVSRLVGRHIKLNNNLKTNIPIVSYGLSVNNFKFQYLYESSNRSYNNNNKNDNTTCYYFLLSSLFGFFNFKEEDGEEISELIITIKRSILSIQRNEFKKAEQMLHVALRQAQALQNQNAITYIYDLMANLAFETKQLKKAETLFLLVLERLLSNGVTENDLKVIHISLKLANIYEQTGDMEKAETGYKYCLENVQIYVDNNPKDENVLILLAMTYDWYAQMLFSQARYTDAFKYFEQSYNICVKVNGREHEQTVNLLNYLGTVSYKMEEYDKAIEYLTTATEIGRSLPDMIHIASVHINLGNVYLKKGLYLNAKKACYEGQRIAKNKEDEESLVEANKCLDDIKKLL, encoded by the exons atgaatttgtGTATCAATGTTACAATGGCAATATATTATAGACGAATGATGCTTAATGTGTCACGCCTGGTGGGAAggcatataaaattaaataataatttaaaaactaATATACCGATAGTTTCTTATGGTCTTTCTGTCAATAACttcaaatttcaatatttatatgaatcaAGCAATAGAagttataataacaataataaaaatgataatacaacttgttactattttcttttaagtaGTCTATTtggtttttttaattttaaagaagaagatggagaagaaatttcagaacttattataacaattaaacgatcaatattatcaatacag agaaacgaatttaaaaaagcaGAACAGATGTTACATGTTGCTTTGAGACAAGCTCAGGCTTTACAGAATCAGAATGCTATTACTTACATTTATGATTTGATGGCTAATCTTGCATTTGAGactaaacaattaaaaaaagcagaaactttatttttgttgGTTTTAGAAAGATTATTATCCAATGGCGTAACAGAAAATGATTTGAAAGTCATACATATTAGTTTAAAATTAGCAAATATATATGAGCAAACAGGAGATATGGA aaaagCGGAGACTGGTTATAAATACTGTTTGGAAAATGTACAAATTTATGTAGATAATAATCCTAAAGatgaaaatgtattaatattattggcTATGACTTATGATTGGTATGCACAAATGCTTTTTTCTCAAGCAAGATATACAGATGCTTTTAAATACTTTGAACAATCTTATAACATATGTGTTAAAGTAAATGGTAGAGAACACGAGCAAACAGTGAATCTACTTAATTATTTAGGCACTGTAAGTTACAAGATGGAAGAATATGATAAAGCAATTGAATATTTAACTACTGCTACAGAAATAg GAAGATCTTTGCCAGATATGATTCATATAGCTTCAGTTCATATTAATTTAGggaatgtttatttaaaaaaaggttTATATCTTAATGCAAAGAAAGCTTGTTACGAAGGTCAAAGAATAgctaaaaataaagaggatgAAGAATCTCTAGTAGAAGCTAATAAATGTCTTGATGacataaagaaattattataa
- the LOC127070466 gene encoding tetratricopeptide repeat protein 19 homolog, mitochondrial isoform X3 produces the protein MNLCINVTMAIYYRRMMLNVSRLVGRHIKLNNNLKTNIPIVSYGLSVNNFKFQYLYESSNRSYNNNNKNDNTTCYYFLLSSLFGFFNFKEEDGEEISELIITIKRSILSIQRNEFKKAEQMLHVALRQAQALQNQNAITYIYDLMANLAFETKQLKKAETLFLLVLERLLSNGVTENDLKVIHISLKLANIYEQTGDMEKAETGYKYCLENVQIYVDNNPKDENVLILLAMTYDWYAQMLFSQARYTDAFKYFEQSYNICVKVNGREHEQTVNLLNYLGTVSYKMEEYDKAIEYLTTATEIDLCQI, from the exons atgaatttgtGTATCAATGTTACAATGGCAATATATTATAGACGAATGATGCTTAATGTGTCACGCCTGGTGGGAAggcatataaaattaaataataatttaaaaactaATATACCGATAGTTTCTTATGGTCTTTCTGTCAATAACttcaaatttcaatatttatatgaatcaAGCAATAGAagttataataacaataataaaaatgataatacaacttgttactattttcttttaagtaGTCTATTtggtttttttaattttaaagaagaagatggagaagaaatttcagaacttattataacaattaaacgatcaatattatcaatacag agaaacgaatttaaaaaagcaGAACAGATGTTACATGTTGCTTTGAGACAAGCTCAGGCTTTACAGAATCAGAATGCTATTACTTACATTTATGATTTGATGGCTAATCTTGCATTTGAGactaaacaattaaaaaaagcagaaactttatttttgttgGTTTTAGAAAGATTATTATCCAATGGCGTAACAGAAAATGATTTGAAAGTCATACATATTAGTTTAAAATTAGCAAATATATATGAGCAAACAGGAGATATGGA aaaagCGGAGACTGGTTATAAATACTGTTTGGAAAATGTACAAATTTATGTAGATAATAATCCTAAAGatgaaaatgtattaatattattggcTATGACTTATGATTGGTATGCACAAATGCTTTTTTCTCAAGCAAGATATACAGATGCTTTTAAATACTTTGAACAATCTTATAACATATGTGTTAAAGTAAATGGTAGAGAACACGAGCAAACAGTGAATCTACTTAATTATTTAGGCACTGTAAGTTACAAGATGGAAGAATATGATAAAGCAATTGAATATTTAACTACTGCTACAGAAATAg ATCTTTGCCAGATATGA
- the LOC127070466 gene encoding tetratricopeptide repeat protein 19 homolog, mitochondrial isoform X2 — protein sequence MMLNVSRLVGRHIKLNNNLKTNIPIVSYGLSVNNFKFQYLYESSNRSYNNNNKNDNTTCYYFLLSSLFGFFNFKEEDGEEISELIITIKRSILSIQRNEFKKAEQMLHVALRQAQALQNQNAITYIYDLMANLAFETKQLKKAETLFLLVLERLLSNGVTENDLKVIHISLKLANIYEQTGDMEKAETGYKYCLENVQIYVDNNPKDENVLILLAMTYDWYAQMLFSQARYTDAFKYFEQSYNICVKVNGREHEQTVNLLNYLGTVSYKMEEYDKAIEYLTTATEIGRSLPDMIHIASVHINLGNVYLKKGLYLNAKKACYEGQRIAKNKEDEESLVEANKCLDDIKKLL from the exons ATGATGCTTAATGTGTCACGCCTGGTGGGAAggcatataaaattaaataataatttaaaaactaATATACCGATAGTTTCTTATGGTCTTTCTGTCAATAACttcaaatttcaatatttatatgaatcaAGCAATAGAagttataataacaataataaaaatgataatacaacttgttactattttcttttaagtaGTCTATTtggtttttttaattttaaagaagaagatggagaagaaatttcagaacttattataacaattaaacgatcaatattatcaatacag agaaacgaatttaaaaaagcaGAACAGATGTTACATGTTGCTTTGAGACAAGCTCAGGCTTTACAGAATCAGAATGCTATTACTTACATTTATGATTTGATGGCTAATCTTGCATTTGAGactaaacaattaaaaaaagcagaaactttatttttgttgGTTTTAGAAAGATTATTATCCAATGGCGTAACAGAAAATGATTTGAAAGTCATACATATTAGTTTAAAATTAGCAAATATATATGAGCAAACAGGAGATATGGA aaaagCGGAGACTGGTTATAAATACTGTTTGGAAAATGTACAAATTTATGTAGATAATAATCCTAAAGatgaaaatgtattaatattattggcTATGACTTATGATTGGTATGCACAAATGCTTTTTTCTCAAGCAAGATATACAGATGCTTTTAAATACTTTGAACAATCTTATAACATATGTGTTAAAGTAAATGGTAGAGAACACGAGCAAACAGTGAATCTACTTAATTATTTAGGCACTGTAAGTTACAAGATGGAAGAATATGATAAAGCAATTGAATATTTAACTACTGCTACAGAAATAg GAAGATCTTTGCCAGATATGATTCATATAGCTTCAGTTCATATTAATTTAGggaatgtttatttaaaaaaaggttTATATCTTAATGCAAAGAAAGCTTGTTACGAAGGTCAAAGAATAgctaaaaataaagaggatgAAGAATCTCTAGTAGAAGCTAATAAATGTCTTGATGacataaagaaattattataa